In one window of Methanosarcina vacuolata Z-761 DNA:
- a CDS encoding LmrA/YxaF family transcription factor, which translates to MTATIKLIGDTIQHYIEEELSKNSNPIQSIEEFILDIAQKFNEKDHENCFSINLLALETVSISESLRKTCIEVYDLWTDTYYQKLVDSGFSSEKARELSLILQLMIEGAITISLIRNDTTMLVSAAEKIPILLNTK; encoded by the coding sequence GTGACAGCTACTATAAAATTGATAGGAGATACAATTCAACACTATATAGAAGAAGAATTATCAAAGAACAGCAATCCTATTCAATCCATCGAGGAATTTATTCTGGATATAGCACAGAAATTCAATGAAAAAGATCACGAAAATTGTTTCTCTATCAATTTGCTAGCCTTAGAGACGGTCTCGATAAGTGAGTCTTTACGAAAAACCTGTATTGAAGTCTATGATCTGTGGACGGATACATATTATCAGAAATTGGTTGATAGTGGATTTTCATCAGAAAAAGCGAGAGAACTAAGCTTAATTCTTCAATTAATGATAGAAGGCGCGATAACGATATCTTTGATTCGTAATGATACTACCATGCTGGTATCCGCTGCTGAAAAAATTCCAATTTTATTGAATACTAAGTAA
- a CDS encoding phosphatidylserine decarboxylase family protein translates to MEKTNTAQYRIGEWLPSDQKILNDWLADLIDEVDAEKKPFHPVIQELQELIESDAEIYALVTMMFAQVPKKYEHSVYGKQVRDYKHFLDLLNAIMTKSPTYNDTGCVGFPINAILDWAMGTEGGFAAFLNDKLNAQFKKVLNHWGTFLKSVDSNYVLVEDNNPIKGTKKRRTKQYYWLSDKAMVAMMNMMRQGNPLLRPDEHEKARLEFIETFECDPEKPHYGFACWDDFFTREFRDGKRPTAGEGDDSIIVNACESAPYKIAQGDKEVQLRTKFWIKGQPYSLAHMFDGDERTEQFVGGSVYQAFLSARSYHRWNSPVSGRIVKTKVIDGTYYSETPTEGYDPVAPNDSQGYISEVATRALIFIEADNPKIGLMCFMPIGMAEVSSCDIQVYEGQKVTKGQPIGTFHFGGSTYCLFFRKGVNIEFDLPKDNPPGLNSYNLFVNSKLAIVK, encoded by the coding sequence ATGGAAAAGACTAACACCGCACAATACCGGATTGGAGAATGGCTCCCTTCTGACCAAAAAATTTTGAATGATTGGTTGGCCGATCTTATTGACGAAGTAGACGCTGAAAAAAAGCCGTTTCATCCGGTCATACAAGAGCTTCAGGAGCTTATTGAATCAGACGCTGAAATTTACGCGCTTGTAACCATGATGTTCGCCCAGGTGCCGAAGAAGTATGAACATAGCGTGTATGGAAAACAGGTAAGAGACTATAAGCATTTTTTAGATCTGCTGAATGCCATAATGACAAAATCCCCTACTTATAACGACACCGGCTGCGTCGGTTTTCCTATTAACGCGATTCTCGACTGGGCAATGGGCACCGAAGGCGGTTTTGCGGCGTTCCTTAATGATAAACTCAACGCCCAGTTCAAGAAGGTGCTGAACCATTGGGGGACGTTCCTTAAGTCCGTGGACTCAAATTATGTTCTAGTGGAGGACAATAACCCGATCAAAGGGACGAAAAAACGCAGAACAAAGCAGTATTATTGGCTTAGCGACAAGGCCATGGTGGCGATGATGAATATGATGAGGCAGGGAAATCCGCTCCTCAGACCCGATGAGCATGAAAAGGCGAGGTTAGAGTTTATCGAGACATTTGAATGTGACCCGGAAAAACCGCATTACGGCTTTGCCTGCTGGGACGATTTTTTCACCAGGGAATTCCGGGACGGGAAACGTCCAACTGCCGGGGAGGGTGATGATTCCATCATTGTTAACGCATGTGAATCCGCTCCCTATAAAATTGCACAGGGTGATAAGGAAGTACAACTGCGCACAAAGTTTTGGATCAAAGGGCAACCATACTCACTTGCGCATATGTTTGATGGTGACGAGAGAACCGAACAGTTTGTGGGAGGCTCTGTCTATCAGGCATTTTTGAGTGCCAGAAGCTACCATCGATGGAACAGCCCTGTATCGGGGAGGATTGTTAAAACAAAGGTCATTGACGGGACATATTACTCAGAGACCCCGACGGAAGGTTATGACCCGGTTGCACCAAATGACTCACAGGGGTATATAAGCGAAGTCGCAACGCGGGCGCTTATTTTCATCGAGGCCGACAATCCAAAAATAGGGCTGATGTGCTTTATGCCCATTGGCATGGCAGAGGTATCTTCTTGTGACATACAGGTTTATGAAGGTCAAAAGGTCACAAAAGGCCAACCTATCGGAACATTCCACTTCGGCGGTTCAACTTATTGTCTCTTCTTCCGAAAGGGGGTGAATATTGAATTTGATTTGCCGAAGGACAATCCGCCAGGCCTGAATTCATACAATCTTTTCGTTAATTCAAAACTGGCTATCGTTAAATAA
- a CDS encoding pentapeptide repeat-containing protein, producing the protein MTGLENPYLSVTVAISGIIISIIALHYNRKQTFAAEKSINIAQEGLKNGLIEQLRGAVDQLGNEKLEIRLGGIYALERISNESEKDYWPIMEILTAYVRENSSAEISEVPEVRKISPDIQAILTIIGRRKYSFHKGEDKRLELQGTCLQNADLIEAHLEGINFEGAHLEGTNFEEAHLEGAKLKKAYIGEAKFKKAHLEKANLIEVYMKKTSLVEVHLEGAHLNEAHLVEETNLMNAHLEGAYLMNAHLEGTTLGKAHLEGARLSGAHLEGAYLNEAYLEGANLINAHLEGANLINAHLEEADLSGTHLEETYLNGANLEKACLIETHLEGAKLYGVNLEGAYLNEANLKGAELNDAHIDGADLRGTLNFTLDQLSKVKTLYGATLSEDLCRLLEEKYPEKYQSLIKKSY; encoded by the coding sequence GTGACCGGTCTGGAAAATCCGTACTTAAGTGTCACTGTTGCTATTTCAGGCATCATCATTAGTATCATTGCTCTACATTACAATCGTAAACAAACTTTTGCTGCAGAAAAAAGCATAAATATCGCTCAGGAAGGCCTGAAAAATGGGCTTATTGAGCAGCTTCGTGGAGCTGTTGATCAGTTGGGAAATGAAAAATTAGAGATTCGCTTAGGTGGAATATATGCACTTGAGAGAATCTCAAATGAATCTGAAAAAGACTACTGGCCAATCATGGAAATATTAACTGCTTACGTCAGAGAAAATTCAAGTGCTGAAATAAGCGAAGTTCCAGAGGTAAGAAAGATTTCACCAGATATTCAAGCAATTCTCACAATCATTGGAAGACGTAAGTACTCCTTTCATAAAGGAGAGGACAAACGTTTAGAACTACAAGGAACTTGTCTTCAAAACGCCGACCTTATAGAGGCTCATCTTGAAGGGATTAACTTTGAAGGAGCTCACCTTGAAGGGACCAACTTTGAAGAAGCTCATCTTGAAGGAGCAAAACTTAAAAAGGCTTATATAGGAGAAGCAAAGTTTAAAAAGGCCCATCTTGAAAAAGCTAATCTAATAGAGGTTTATATGAAAAAAACTAGTCTTGTGGAGGTTCATCTTGAAGGAGCTCACCTTAATGAAGCTCATCTTGTTGAAGAGACTAACCTTATGAATGCTCATCTTGAAGGAGCTTACCTTATGAACGCTCATCTTGAAGGAACTACTCTTGGAAAAGCTCATCTTGAAGGAGCAAGACTTAGTGGAGCTCATCTTGAAGGAGCTTATCTTAATGAAGCTTATCTTGAAGGGGCTAACCTTATTAATGCTCATCTTGAAGGGGCTAATCTTATTAATGCTCATCTTGAAGAAGCTGATCTTTCAGGAACTCATTTAGAAGAAACTTACCTTAATGGAGCTAATCTTGAAAAAGCTTGCCTTATAGAGACTCATCTTGAAGGAGCAAAACTTTACGGAGTTAATCTTGAAGGAGCTTACCTTAATGAAGCAAATCTTAAAGGAGCTGAACTTAATGATGCTCATATTGATGGAGCTGACCTTAGAGGAACTCTGAACTTTACACTAGACCAACTTTCCAAAGTGAAAACACTCTATGGTGCAACATTAAGCGAAGATCTTTGCAGATTACTAGAAGAGAAATACCCAGAGAAATACCAGTCCCTTATTAAAAAATCGTATTAA
- a CDS encoding agmatine deiminase family protein, with product MLKKYHFAKPTARQLATLFNKMCKCPSPPAHKTYYCDVPSPVNAVAEFAPMGGVLVAYPGTLAPPEDKKQLPPSGPRSFGVPNELIIRMQQLDSKGAPVRIFVMCDDETQLPLIIKSLEETAKSLKIAFDPNLVHLVPWDTDTYWTRDYGPWWIKNKKTGCFAIAKHIYTSLGGGSVGMIEGAEEVDPREGSGIFRPNDDAGATKFSDWLNAPIRKWNNAGWNGKKLPPIQTHDWYFTGLLNVGGNYMVTGDGIIASSYLVATQNELPVDSEEQVTNPDATTVEKRMEYIMDQCNRFLGAKKYLVLTDPTGTYIGHIDCWGKFLAPNKVLIAQSQDKKTNEAFDGISDFFKQEGFEVFRVMCQDIYVPIADTPSTTAAYTNSLILNEHVYVPIAGGEYTKFDDEALNVYRKALPGYEVVGIPGKPEFPWLGTDALHCRTMGVPREVVDNWLKSQTQPLI from the coding sequence ATGCTTAAAAAATACCATTTTGCCAAACCAACAGCGAGACAGTTGGCGACTTTGTTTAACAAAATGTGCAAATGTCCCTCACCGCCCGCACACAAAACATATTACTGCGACGTGCCCTCGCCGGTAAACGCTGTCGCTGAATTCGCCCCAATGGGAGGGGTTTTGGTTGCTTATCCGGGAACTCTCGCCCCTCCGGAAGATAAAAAACAATTGCCGCCGTCGGGACCGCGCTCTTTTGGTGTTCCCAACGAGCTTATTATCCGTATGCAGCAGTTGGATTCAAAAGGAGCTCCTGTTAGAATTTTTGTCATGTGCGACGATGAGACCCAGTTGCCTTTAATTATTAAAAGTCTTGAGGAAACTGCAAAGTCGTTAAAGATCGCATTTGATCCCAATCTGGTACATCTCGTTCCATGGGACACCGACACCTACTGGACAAGGGACTATGGCCCCTGGTGGATTAAAAACAAAAAAACCGGATGTTTCGCCATTGCAAAACATATCTACACCTCCCTTGGCGGTGGCTCTGTAGGTATGATAGAAGGAGCGGAAGAGGTTGACCCGCGGGAAGGTTCCGGGATATTCAGGCCGAACGATGATGCCGGAGCGACAAAGTTTTCCGATTGGCTGAACGCTCCCATCCGAAAATGGAATAATGCGGGCTGGAACGGCAAAAAACTTCCCCCCATCCAGACACATGACTGGTATTTCACCGGACTCCTTAACGTTGGTGGAAATTATATGGTCACGGGGGATGGTATTATCGCTTCGTCTTATCTCGTCGCCACACAAAACGAACTCCCCGTAGACTCGGAAGAGCAGGTTACGAATCCCGATGCGACTACCGTCGAAAAGCGTATGGAATATATCATGGACCAATGCAACCGCTTTCTCGGCGCCAAAAAATATCTTGTTCTGACTGATCCGACTGGCACCTATATCGGTCATATTGATTGTTGGGGAAAATTCCTCGCGCCAAATAAAGTGCTGATCGCGCAGTCTCAGGACAAGAAAACCAATGAGGCTTTTGACGGCATCTCGGATTTCTTTAAACAAGAGGGATTTGAGGTTTTCCGGGTAATGTGCCAGGACATTTATGTCCCAATAGCCGACACCCCGTCAACCACCGCCGCTTACACTAACAGCCTAATCCTGAACGAACATGTGTATGTGCCTATAGCGGGTGGCGAATACACAAAATTCGATGATGAAGCCCTTAATGTCTATCGCAAAGCTCTGCCGGGTTACGAAGTTGTCGGCATACCTGGAAAACCTGAATTCCCATGGCTGGGTACCGATGCTTTGCATTGCAGGACAATGGGCGTTCCAAGAGAGGTAGTAGACAACTGGTTGAAAAGCCAGACCCAACCTTTAATTTAA
- a CDS encoding C69 family dipeptidase, with translation MCTSLMAGKKATCDGTILLSRNEDYTRNNWNKYMIFRPFPEYYNKQDDNAAVSDNVWTLGNGLKVPVPQKMYRYNAMPDAAGYEEATYAIGRRFFFEERGINERNVAISATNSLTINDNASGADPLLASGGIAESVIPTLLLPQVESAKEAVKLLGRYVEKYGASEVNGILIGDPDESWYFEIGSCHHWIAVKIPEDSYLVVANGMRVHSVDLDNEDVLHSKKLFKFVCEHKLLEAPDRHNFNFAEAFGIPGDPYNVDRIWLAQKILTPSLKQKSRECQYPLFLKPDKKIHVRDVMNVLRATYKGTELEGIAERPIGVDRTAESHIMVLDPKMPQELKGLIWQVVSTPMGAPYIPLYSVMDDIPHGFSLEGNQYSPLSAYWSFRGLYSLCEVNHDEYRFLVEKLWRDYEEQSFREYEPIRETLMKIYASDPAAAIDFAKRYSTGIAYQTVGIANKERDLLMTKITSDTQ, from the coding sequence GTGTGCACAAGCTTAATGGCAGGCAAAAAAGCGACCTGCGACGGGACAATTTTGTTGTCCAGAAACGAAGACTATACCCGGAACAACTGGAATAAATATATGATCTTTCGTCCATTTCCGGAGTATTACAACAAGCAAGACGACAACGCCGCTGTTTCTGATAATGTATGGACTTTGGGGAACGGACTGAAAGTCCCGGTCCCGCAAAAAATGTACCGGTATAACGCAATGCCGGACGCCGCGGGTTATGAAGAGGCAACGTACGCTATCGGAAGACGTTTTTTCTTTGAAGAGCGTGGTATTAACGAACGCAATGTTGCTATTTCCGCGACAAACTCCCTTACCATTAATGATAACGCAAGTGGTGCCGACCCTCTGCTAGCTTCCGGCGGCATTGCTGAATCGGTAATACCAACCCTTCTTCTACCGCAGGTTGAATCGGCAAAAGAGGCTGTAAAGCTTCTTGGCAGATATGTCGAAAAGTATGGCGCAAGCGAGGTTAATGGTATTTTAATAGGCGACCCCGATGAGTCATGGTACTTTGAGATAGGATCATGTCATCACTGGATTGCTGTTAAAATCCCCGAAGATTCATACCTCGTAGTGGCAAATGGCATGAGGGTGCATTCTGTTGATCTTGACAACGAAGATGTTCTGCATTCCAAAAAACTCTTTAAATTTGTTTGCGAACACAAACTGCTTGAGGCACCTGATCGGCATAACTTTAACTTTGCCGAAGCTTTTGGCATTCCAGGTGATCCTTATAATGTCGACCGCATATGGCTCGCACAGAAAATCCTTACTCCTTCATTGAAACAAAAATCCCGGGAATGCCAGTATCCGCTTTTTCTCAAGCCGGACAAAAAAATCCATGTCCGTGACGTTATGAACGTGCTACGTGCTACCTACAAGGGAACGGAGCTTGAAGGCATAGCGGAGCGGCCGATTGGGGTGGATAGGACTGCTGAAAGCCATATTATGGTTCTTGATCCAAAGATGCCTCAGGAGCTAAAAGGTTTGATATGGCAGGTTGTCAGCACCCCTATGGGCGCACCCTACATCCCTCTCTATAGCGTTATGGATGATATCCCTCACGGTTTTAGCCTTGAAGGAAATCAGTACAGTCCGTTATCAGCATATTGGTCTTTCAGGGGGCTCTATTCACTCTGCGAAGTAAACCATGATGAATATAGATTCCTTGTAGAGAAGTTGTGGCGAGACTATGAAGAGCAATCTTTCCGGGAATATGAGCCCATTAGAGAGACATTAATGAAGATATATGCCAGCGACCCTGCTGCAGCAATAGATTTCGCAAAACGATATAGCACCGGAATCGCTTACCAGACTGTTGGAATAGCCAATAAGGAGCGGGATCTTCTCATGACGAAAATCACTAGTGATACACAGTAG